In Antennarius striatus isolate MH-2024 chromosome 20, ASM4005453v1, whole genome shotgun sequence, the genomic window TGAAAGGTGATAATGTCTGACTGACTCAATCGATTGATTTATAACTTAAAAGCAAAACATGTTTGCATGTCATTCACataaaactggttaaaatcaTGATTATCACTTGACAGCATAGATGTAGTTCCTGAGCCTGTTGGGATTTTGCGAGAAAGCGCAGCTCTGCTATCTACTGCAACACCCTTCACTGGCTGCCATAAAACTTGGAGCAGACTGTGGTGCCTGCATCTCAGCTTTCTGAGAAAACTGTCATTTGGCACCCGTTCAGTAGGGGGTAAAAGAGGAGCAGCTCCATATGTCAGATTGGAGGTCTTCAGAGTCTGAAGCACCATTGTACTCTTGGTATAGGAAGATATATTTGTGTTAGAGTAAAAATGCACCCATAAGCTTCTTTTAGTTTTGAATTTATTGACTaacttttaaaacactgatcactgcaattttttttttgctttccaaaggagaggaaaaaatggTGTTTGCTGGTTACCTTTAAATCTGCTGGATCTGTACTTTGTCATTCATCACCTCTATTTGCTGCCCCTCTGGCCCCAATCAGCAGAGATGCTTCTTTATGTTGTTACTGTGCTCAGTGTGATCCCCTCACCAAGGGCTGAGTGCTCCCTGATTAATCTCTCCTGCATTTCCCTGTCTGCATTCCCGTGTTTCTTgttgaacagacagaaaactaCAAAAATGGAGTGCAatgcaaaatatatttataaaattggCACCATAAAAGGTGTCATTTGTGCCTCTTAAGAGGATCTGACCATAAATTTTTAGAATTATTCTTCACTATAGGACAGTTAAACGTACTAACAAAGGTCTTAACTCTGgataaacatttttgttgtttgttttgttttacaaatcaggaatatttttttgtaaatgattCCGAACAGTTGTGGAAAGCTGTGTGTCCACCTGCAGGTTATTACCATTGTTCTGTCATTATGTATTTTCAGCGGTTTGTCGctttatgtgcatgtgtgtgtgtgtgtgtgtgtgtgtgtgtgtgtgtgtgtgtgtgtgtgtgtgtgtgtgtgtgtgtgtgtgtgcgtctgtgcgtgcgtgcgtgcgtctgtgcgtgtgtgcgcggtTGGTGTGACCTCAGTGCGCGCCGCCTCTCATCCAGTGCGTGTGCACGAGTGTCCGCAAAGCTCGATCAGCTCCTCTCCGAGTGCGGGGAGCCATTCCCAAACTTTAATGAGCCGTAACCTCTCTTAAACGACGCCACGTGAATTGTAGCTGggaaaaacaggttttaaaaattataattgGTTGTGTTTCGTTGTTTCGGATTGATAAAGGTGAGTAACAAGCCAGCTTAGAATAACAGCGCTGCTTTTACGGTGCGCAacattttaatctattttatgatgtttttgCATGATTGACAGGTGGAATTGAGCTGAAGTTTTTCTTTCGTGGTTGCTCATTTTTATACCATTTAAACGGTTTTTGTATGTGCGTATTTGTGTGTTGATTTCGCCTAACTTGCTCAAAATACGTCATCACTTGtcgtttatatatttattctatttaatcTGTGATAAAATCTTAATCTAATCTTAATCTATTCCTAACAGCTGTCAACATGGAAAGCGCTCCGGTGGAAATTTTCAAAGAAGACAGTAAGTGCGCCTCGTTGCTGTTCGGTGAGGACTGTTCGGTGAATTCCTCCGCCTTGATGTCAGGGTACCCGGACAGCTTCAATGTGACCCAGGATGACAGCCGGGAACAGGAGGGCATGTCCCccatcatccccatcatcacTGCTGTCTACTCGGTGGTGTTTGTAGTGGGCTTGTTGGGCAACTGCCTCGTCATGTATGTGATCATCAGGTAAGATCCATGCGCTCTAGTCGACAAGAAGGCATGCTGCATGTATGACGccctaaacacacacgcacCGCTCCTAtgcctgcaaaaaaaatatggatTAAAGGTGCAGATCGAGTTGAACTTCAAAgctaaaaacaatcaaattaaattaaattaaattacattatagTTAATTAATACCAGTTAGATGAGTAGACACAGGAATATGTGACTCCTCAGGCACTGTAAATGTTATTACAATACAAGGAGGCACTGGCAGCATCTGTGAGGCTTTCAGTATGACTTACGCCATGTGGTCTCTCACATTTCTCCTTAATGGATGCGTTTTAGTGTATATGCAGAGAAAGACCCCCTCAAAGAAAGAGCATAATGCTCTTCCCTCTGTTTACACAGCTCACCCTAAAAGCATGCATGTCAGTGGGCAAAAATGTTTGAGCCATAAGGTCACAAGAGGAAAACTGGAGTTGTAGTTTTGCAAAGAAAGGGTTGATATAATACCGCAGTTTTATTTGGGTGGTGTATTGAATTAAAGAAATTTGTCTTCCAGAGGTCAAAAAGTTCACAAACGTGTATAAAGTGGCtcattttacaaaacaaattaGTTTCAAAACCTTCATAGTGCAGTATAACGATGTTCCATCAATCTCTTCTATACTGGTGGCCGTGGTATTAATCAGACTGGGAACTGGTGGTGCTTTGTCAAGCTAATAGCTGTTTGTACCTCATTGGGTGTTATTTATGGTGTGTGTAAGCAACTGATCTTCTCTGATGTAATGTGAAAAACAGCGGTGCCATCTAGAAGGCTTAGGTCAATAGACACAGTTACCTCAAATCAAAGTGATTGTATTGTTCGTCAGTGGAAACCAATTTTATTGCTTCGCTCCCAGAAAATCCTACATGTTGTTGTGCTTCATCGCCCTCTGAAAAACGACTCAGCTAAAGTGAAAaggtacaaatatttaaaagcgGTCAGTAGGCCTCACATTGCCTAAAATATAATTTCAGTTTTTAGCATGTTGTAGCTTAATATTCAAGTTTGCCCCTTCCCttcttagcatgttagcagagTTTGCACAACTGATTGGCAATATTTGAATTCATCATGAGCCTGAAGGCCTTCATTGTCTTCTACACTATAATAACCCTTCATCAGGTACACAAAGATGAAGACAGCCACCAACATTTACATCTTCAACTTAGCCCTCGCCGACGCCCTCGTCACCACCACCATGCCCTTCCAGAGCACTGACTACATGTTGAACACCTGGCCGTTCGGCGAGGTGATGTGCAAGGTCTTCATCTCCATCGACTACTACAATatgttcaccagcatcttcacgCTCACCATGATGAGCGTGGATCGCTACGTGGCCGTGTGCCACCCGGTGAAAGCCTTGGACTTCCGCACTCCAATTAAAGCCAAGATGATCAACGTGTGCATCTGGATCCTGTCCTCGGCCGCGGGGATACCTGCTTTCGTCCTGGGCGGCACCCAGACGAAGAGCGGTGAGGAATTGCTTTCACCTTCCTTTTCATGATGAAAAGTTGAACACAATATTACAAGTTGAGCAGAGACACTTTAGATGATTATTGCAATACTTTAAGATGAGAAATATGTTCCATCAAGCCCGTCAGGGAAGAGTTTTATGCCAGCCACACATCATGAATACAGATGATGGAAGAAAACAGACTTTGGTCAGATATTCCCACCTGAGTGATTCCAAACAGCCCAGAGTGGAATTTTATTTAGAAGTGACTTAATTtacatcttcatctctccttTGCTTTTGCAGACATAACTGAGTGTGCCTTACAGTTCCCAGAGCCCTACGTGTACTGGGACACACTGATGAAGATATGCGTGTTCATCTTCGCCTTCATCGTGCCCGTGCTCATCATCACCGTGTGCTACTCCCTCCTGGTCCTGAGGCTGAAGAGCGTCCGCATCTTGTCCGGCTCGAGGGAAAAGGACCGCAACTTGCGCCGGATCACgcggctggtggtggtggtggtggctgtgtTCGTAATCTGCTGGACGCCCATTCACATCTTCATACTGGTCAAAGCGCTTGTGGGGGTGCCCGAGACCACCGCCATCATGGCTGCCTACTTCTTCTGCGTGGCTCTGGGTTACACAAACAGCAGCCTCAATCCTGTCCTCTACGCCTTCCTGGATGAGAATTTCAAACGCTGCTTCAAGGATTTCTGCCTCTCGGCCAAACTGAAGGGAGAAAAGGTTTCAGGAAGCAGGAAGGCCAGCAGCGCAGCGCGAACGGGAGCCATTCCCCTGGAGAACCCAAACGACAGCAGTAGGCCCACATGACTAGCGCTGGAACTGTCTTCAATTTCCCAAACTGGAAAAGACTCACGTGACCTGGGCCTCACCCACGTCACATCGGCGATGTAGTTTTGACTCGTTTTACAAAGGTTGATTTATTTTCACCATCATTTTGGCATTAACCACCGCCAACATTAATAGGAGCTTGTTTCACAGATCAAATGAAAGTTCCACGTAATGAATTGCATAAATTTGACACATAGTCAAAAACACCAAGCTCAacagcatgaaaataaatgagcGCTCTTGAATCTGCGAAGCAGTCCTTCAAACCTTTAggtatttattatttgaaaacACATGTGGTTGTGAACATGAAGAGATTGTTAAGGGAATTAAAAATGGGGTTAAAGTTTGGCGTTAACAGTtcatatcaataataatatactgtacattacaaATTACATtatgaacaaaaataatttatttagataCTGTGAGGATTTAAATACTAATTTTCTGAGGAAATGTGTCaatatttcacagaaaaaaattaaaatgagacTCATAATAGATTTCTAACATTTTTCACGTCTGTTGCGTTTCACagtgaaatttaaatgaatgtttttaggGTAATTTCATTTAGATTTGATGTATTCCTGTCTTTCCCTCATCTAAGTTTTTGGTTGCCAAGTGTGCCTTTCACAGTCCAGGATTAGTCATGGTTACATTGGGGTGGCAAATAATTCATATAATGACAACTGAATGACATCCAACAGTACTTAATAGAGTTTTTGTATGCCACTAATGAGTCAGTGGTTGGTGCGTGAGTCACTGGCAGCAGACTTTTTTACTTCTTAAAGGTTTGCAAAGTGCCGATTATCCACAGTGTGAGAGAACTGCCATGACACGCAAAGTTGCGGTTGAGAAAATTGGGAAACAATCCTGGACATCAATGTGCGTTTACAATTTGACAGAGGGCTCTCTATCAGCTTTGACTCTGGATTTGTGTCCAGTTGATAAGTTGTTCAGTTCATGGTATTTAATGAAATCCCGTAATTACATCAATGCTTATAGTCATATGGAAATACTTGTACTATATATTGTAAAGAATTGTTATATTTGTGCAATCTGAAAACGTGAATTGCTATTTAAACAAGCTGTGCATTTTGTTAAATACAGTTTATTTTGACAGTAGGGTATaacatgtatattttgtatTAGTAATAAGAATTGCACAGACATCACTGAtgaatactgtgtgtgtagcatGTCAATAGTCATTGCTGTTATAGCATAATGAAACATGTGCAGTCCTATGCCTGATGGACTGTATCATTGTATCGATCAATCTGCAATTAGACTGAATTTATTCATtgtataaatacatttacataattaaacaacatGTTGAACTATAGTAAgattatttagaaataaaaaatctatttccACAGAGATTAAGTCATGAATCGGCTGTGTGAGGTCGGGGAAAACTTTATTGTTGACATCGTTAAACATATATTTGgtacagtaataaaatattcaatataTAGAGGTCCCATTGGACcacaaaatgtagaaaatgaatgttaTTAGAAACAACCACCTTTGAACAattcatctttgtttttcaatCTCTGTGTTTACTATTCTGCTGCTGTGTATTGGCTTTGTCTGCTGAACAGGACATGTATTGATCATAAGTGAAATCCTTCACATTAAAGTGAGTTAAACCATTAGATATTGATTGTCTTCACTCTCGCTCACCTTGTTGTCAGGTCCATTTTGGAAAATTCACTGTCTGATTCCTCAGATGTTGCCAGAAAATAGATTTCGATCCTCTGTCTGGAAAAACATTACGTTCAGAGATTTTATCTCAAAGAAGTCCTTACAGTAGATTCTCCAAGTTCAGTATTTATGGAATATTTACTTAGAATTAGTTTTGTACTGTATGACAGGAGCTCCCTCGTGAGGACGTAAAGggtaattactaaagtatatgCAGTCTGGTAGCTGTAGTTCCACGAAGCCTATCAGTGTTTGGAATTGTGTGTTATTGTATAGATCTGGATTTGAAAAACCATGATGaaggatattttttttcaacaatttgTAGTGACCCAATATATTTTGagcccatctatctatctatctatctatctatctatctatctatctatctatctatctatctatctatctatctatctatctatctatctatctatctatctatctatctatctatctatctatctatctatctatctatctatctatttttaaCGCAAATTTTGCTTGTAAATTTACATATGAAgttgttaatgttaaaaaaaaacacacacctaaaaTATCACAATGGTTTTGTGGGCGCGGCTGGGTTGAGTCATGatcacgtgactgatgacgtcaCTTCAAAGTTTCTCTTccgggtttgtttttttccgcaGTCGCCAGAAAACTATCGTCAACTGTCTCGTCTTCTTGAAGGACTAAGCTTCGAATTTTGTGGAAATGTATCGTTTGTTTGGGTACGGGAAGCCGAAAGCCTCCCCGCCGAACCTGACGGACTGTATAGGAAGTGTAAGTGTTGTCCCGAAGTAACTTTTTGAACGCTGTTTCGAACAAAGTAAACAAAGATGAACCTCTTCTGGGCTCTTGGAGCTCATTGTTAACCAATGTTTGTCAACAGAAACAACTCACTTCATCTGTATTTTACTCCATAAACCGAATAATCACTCATATTTAGCTAGTAGCAATGACGCATTAAGCTCAAATGTAATAATATTGTCAGTCGTTGAGAAGTCTTAAACAATCCAGTCACATAATGAATCAGCGTTATGTAATTTGAGGCAAAGTATTTTAGCTATTTAAATGGTGATCAACAAGAGACGTGTCTTATGGAGTGACATGGAGTGCCAGCCTGAACCAGTTTTACTGGTCATTTGTCTTCACAAAGGGTGCTGTTACTGCCCAgatagtttaaaaaacaaacattttatttagcCCAGGGGTTTACAAGCTTTTTGACacagaaaatttatttttcaactgcGCTTGTTTCTTAAAATTGATTATATTGTTTAGTTCCGCGGGCAGGATTACAAGGCCTAAACGGGCCGTATGTGGCCCGTGGGCCGTCGTTTGCCCATGTCTGATTTAGTCTCtatgtgtgaaagaaaaaacaacaacttgccATCCTTATCATAACTATAACACTTATGAAATTATTGTAGTGTTGACCAAGACTTGATGTTTTGTGACTGTTTTTACCTCAAGGTTGATTCTAGGGCGGAATCTGTGGACAAAAAGATCGCCAAACTTGATGCTGAGCTCATGAAATACAAGGACcagatgaagaagatgagagaTGGGCCCTCGAAAGTAAGATTCATGGTCTAATTCAGCTGTTATTCAAACAAAAGTGAACttgatttttttagtttattgagACAAACAGACCCAAAAATGCCTGTTTATGGAAAATTGACCTTTTGCTATTTTGTAATGTATGACTCTTATTTGTTCTCATGCTATGTGACAAATTTCTACAAAATTAGGATTAATTTTCAAAGTAAATTAAATGGCATATCTGATACATTTTGGTTGCTATTAGTGAAGTATAGTTGTTAAGTTTCCAGCCTTGTGTCCAATTCATCTTGATCACCATTCAATGTTGATTgtgaagcattaaaaaaaacaactgtcttTTATCAGAACATGGTCAAGCAAAAAGCTATGAGAGTTCTGAAGCAGAAAAGAATGTGAGTCTTTTATTTATCAAAGCGTTTAAACTATGAAACACATCAAATGAACCTTAAACGCTTCTCATATTTTACTCATCAGTAAGAGTTCCTTGTATTTTCCAGGTACGAGAACCAGAGAGATAACCTCATGCAGCAGTCATTCAATATGGAACAAGCAAACTACACAGTCCAGACCcttaaagacacaaaaacaacagtgagCTGTTTGTGTACCAGATGGGGTGATAATTGAAGAAAGCGTGCTGTACTTTTAAcgtcttgttttgtttcttagGTTGATGCCATGAAGGTTGGCCTTAAAGACATGAAGAAAGCGTACAAGAAAGTTGACATCAATAAGATTGAGGTATTGGTTCTATGCATTTATTCAGTGGGAGGCCCATCATAGCAATGTGATGTTAGCTAAAGATAAGTTGTTAACCAATAAAACTCTATGAAAAGCAGTagcatatacatttaaaaaattgtacaCTGTCAATCTTTTAAACAATAAAGCTTTATTTACTAACAGCtggttgaaataaaattaaatttttaattttcatgttcTTTATAACATTCAGAATCTTCAAGATGACCTGGAGGACATGATGGAGGATGCTAACGAAATCCAAGAGATAATGGGCAGAAGCTATGGCACCCCTGAAATTGACGAGGGCGACTTGGAAGCAGGTCAGTAAAATTCATGCCAGGATTTTTTCAGGTTTGTTTAGTTTGGTGGAACGTTGTTGCTCGAGGACAGAGACGATTGTTTGGCAATGATTCATTTCTCATTAccttgttattaaaaaaatctcAAGCATGGATTCTACTCTTGGTGAAAGTGCTGATATTGGATGGAATTGTGTTGATGTGTCCACAGAATTGGATGCTTTGGGAGATGAACTGATCATGGATGATGATAGCTCCTACCTGGATGAGGCGTCCTCGGCTCCTTCCATCCCAGAAGGCTTGCCTGGAGAGAAGTCTACCAACAGGGTACGTCCCAGTTTTGTGAGTTTTCTCATTTGCTTATAGAGCTTCCCCTAATGGccactgttttttgtttttcaggaagGTATTCTGGTGGATGAATTCGGTCTTCCTCAGGTCCCTGCAACATGAGAGCTCTCAAACTTTTTAACTTGTATTATAGCCTTTTTCTATTTATCACTCCCCAGACTAAAGATTGCAGCAATAAAAATTTAAGTATCTGCTGTCCAACAAATATTGGAAAGTAGAAATTAAAACTAGCCATCTTTGATTAAAGGCCTCATAACTGTGAGATTTAATGTCGAATGTATCCCAGGTGATGgttgaaatgttttcactgtACAGTTTCTGCTGCACTGACTTGACAAGaataaaattctatttttcaAACAGGACTTTACCTTATGTGATGTGTTGAAGTCAATAAAGGTGGTGTTTGTATGCAAATCACTTTATTGTCAAGTAAAGCAGGTCACAGAGTA contains:
- the chmp5b gene encoding charged multivesicular body protein 5, whose translation is MYRLFGYGKPKASPPNLTDCIGSVDSRAESVDKKIAKLDAELMKYKDQMKKMRDGPSKNMVKQKAMRVLKQKRMYENQRDNLMQQSFNMEQANYTVQTLKDTKTTVDAMKVGLKDMKKAYKKVDINKIENLQDDLEDMMEDANEIQEIMGRSYGTPEIDEGDLEAELDALGDELIMDDDSSYLDEASSAPSIPEGLPGEKSTNREGILVDEFGLPQVPAT